In Kineococcus sp. NBC_00420, a single genomic region encodes these proteins:
- a CDS encoding VOC family protein, with the protein MTDPLPVAGLTFHHVGVACRDLDREQAGYALLGYTPEGPDFEDPTQGVRGRFLVAPGQPRVELLVNLVGSTTLDPWLKGPARIYQQAYETPTFDDSVAQFQAVGARVVSPPVPAVAFGGRRICFVMLRTMTLVELVEAP; encoded by the coding sequence GTGACCGATCCGCTCCCCGTCGCCGGGCTCACGTTCCACCACGTCGGCGTCGCCTGCCGCGACCTGGACCGGGAGCAGGCCGGGTACGCACTCCTCGGCTACACCCCGGAGGGTCCCGACTTCGAGGACCCGACGCAGGGCGTCCGGGGCCGCTTCCTCGTCGCACCGGGACAGCCGCGCGTCGAGCTCCTCGTGAACCTCGTGGGCAGCACGACGCTGGACCCGTGGCTGAAGGGGCCGGCCCGGATCTACCAGCAGGCCTACGAGACGCCCACCTTCGACGACAGCGTCGCGCAGTTCCAGGCCGTGGGGGCGCGGGTGGTCTCGCCGCCGGTCCCGGCCGTCGCGTTCGGGGGCCGACGGATCTGCTTCGTCATGCTGCGGACGATGACGCTGGTCGAACTGGTCGAGGCACCGTGA
- a CDS encoding Gfo/Idh/MocA family protein — protein sequence MSAPVRFGVLGTGYWARTCHGTALQEHPDVELVGFHGRDLAKARAAADEYGGSGFDDLDAFLDAVDAVTIALPPDVQAPLAAAAARRGRHLLLEKPLSFDLAAADDVVAATRETGVASITYLTYLFQPDITDWLARMRELADEHGPWEGGVFRWAGSIDTPGNPYGDSPWRRASLGSWDTGPHALSIVHELFGPVSRVAAGRGVRDAVTVSLEHANGAGTQLSLTLTAPPGTGGSSATVWGPGGRHELPRFHGTPQEGLRRAVDRLRAAAETGVADPLDVTAARAVVAVLAAVEEHLARPDHATAVRAQP from the coding sequence GTGAGCGCGCCGGTGCGCTTCGGTGTCCTGGGCACCGGGTACTGGGCCCGCACGTGTCACGGCACGGCGCTGCAGGAGCACCCGGACGTGGAACTGGTGGGGTTCCACGGGCGCGACCTCGCGAAGGCCCGCGCGGCGGCGGACGAGTACGGCGGCTCCGGGTTCGACGACCTCGACGCGTTCCTCGACGCCGTCGACGCGGTGACCATCGCCCTGCCCCCCGACGTCCAGGCCCCGTTGGCCGCCGCCGCGGCACGGCGCGGCAGGCACCTGCTCCTCGAGAAACCGCTGTCCTTCGACCTGGCCGCGGCCGACGACGTCGTCGCGGCGACCCGGGAGACGGGCGTCGCCTCGATCACCTACCTGACCTACCTGTTCCAGCCGGACATCACCGACTGGCTGGCGCGGATGCGGGAACTCGCGGACGAGCACGGCCCGTGGGAGGGCGGGGTGTTCCGGTGGGCGGGGAGCATCGACACTCCGGGGAACCCGTACGGCGACTCCCCGTGGCGCCGGGCGAGCCTGGGGTCCTGGGACACCGGACCGCACGCGCTGTCGATCGTCCACGAACTCTTCGGCCCGGTGAGCCGCGTCGCCGCCGGACGGGGCGTGCGCGACGCCGTGACCGTCTCGCTGGAACACGCGAACGGGGCCGGCACGCAACTGTCGTTGACCCTCACCGCGCCCCCGGGAACGGGCGGGTCCTCCGCGACCGTCTGGGGCCCGGGCGGCAGGCACGAGCTACCCCGTTTCCACGGGACCCCGCAGGAAGGTCTCCGCCGCGCCGTGGACCGGCTGCGCGCCGCGGCGGAGACCGGGGTCGCCGACCCGCTGGACGTCACCGCCGCCCGTGCGGTGGTCGCGGTGCTGGCCGCGGTCGAGGAGCACCTGGCCCGTCCCGACCACGCGACCGCGGTGCGGGCTCAGCCCTGA
- the mca gene encoding mycothiol conjugate amidase Mca has protein sequence MAETLRLMAVHAHPDDESSKGAASMARYVSEGVEVLVVSCTGGERGDVLNPRLKENASLLRDMGEYRRHEMAEAARILGVQHRWLGYVDSGLPEGDPLPPLPSGCFALTPEEFTVDALVHVVREFRPHVMTTYDESGGYPHPDHIMTHVVSRAAFDAAADPARFPQAGEPWQISKLYYHANFSRARMRTFHEALLAQGKESPFAEWIQRMDDEAANPDAPKRTELEITTRIECADFFETRDRALLAHATQIDPDGWFFGVPMELQRDLWPTEDYHLALSHVPTTTPEDDLFAGLRDGA, from the coding sequence GTGGCGGAGACGTTGCGGCTGATGGCTGTGCACGCCCACCCGGACGACGAGTCGAGCAAGGGTGCGGCCTCGATGGCGCGCTACGTCTCCGAGGGGGTCGAGGTGCTGGTCGTCTCGTGCACCGGCGGGGAGCGCGGCGACGTGCTGAACCCGCGGCTGAAGGAGAACGCGTCCCTGCTGCGGGACATGGGCGAGTACCGCCGCCACGAGATGGCCGAGGCCGCGCGCATCCTCGGGGTGCAGCACCGCTGGCTCGGCTACGTCGACTCCGGGTTGCCCGAGGGCGACCCGCTGCCCCCGCTGCCGAGCGGGTGCTTCGCGCTGACCCCAGAGGAGTTCACCGTCGACGCGCTGGTCCACGTCGTGCGCGAGTTCCGTCCGCACGTGATGACGACCTACGACGAGTCGGGCGGCTACCCGCACCCGGACCACATCATGACCCACGTCGTCTCCCGCGCCGCCTTCGACGCCGCCGCGGACCCGGCGAGGTTCCCGCAGGCCGGGGAACCGTGGCAGATCTCCAAGCTCTACTACCACGCGAACTTCTCCCGGGCCCGGATGCGCACCTTCCACGAGGCGCTGCTCGCCCAGGGCAAGGAATCGCCCTTCGCGGAGTGGATCCAGCGCATGGACGACGAGGCGGCGAACCCCGACGCCCCGAAGCGCACCGAACTCGAGATCACCACCCGGATCGAGTGCGCGGACTTCTTCGAGACCCGGGACCGGGCGCTGCTCGCGCACGCCACCCAGATCGATCCCGACGGCTGGTTCTTCGGGGTCCCGATGGAACTCCAGCGCGACCTGTGGCCGACCGAGGACTACCACCTCGCGTTGAGCCACGTCCCCACGACGACCCCCGAGGACGACCTGTTCGCCGGGCTGCGGGACGGCGCGTGA
- a CDS encoding DUF4307 domain-containing protein: MSSRQAPRDLPPDVLAQRYGRRPRRTGRPWYRSPVRLGAAIVGAVLVIAYGVWISVAQSSGAAYQEISHTIVDDRTAEIRFSVTREPGTAVRCQVHALDDGSSEVGLLQVDVPASNERDVQESVQVRTTSRAVTVGVESCSTVE, encoded by the coding sequence GTGTCCAGCCGCCAGGCGCCCCGGGACCTTCCCCCCGACGTGCTCGCGCAACGCTACGGACGTCGTCCCCGGCGCACCGGCAGGCCCTGGTACCGCAGCCCGGTGCGCCTCGGCGCCGCGATCGTCGGTGCGGTGCTGGTCATCGCCTACGGCGTCTGGATCTCGGTGGCGCAGTCCTCGGGCGCGGCGTACCAGGAGATCAGCCACACCATCGTCGACGACCGGACCGCCGAGATCCGCTTCAGCGTGACCCGCGAGCCGGGGACGGCCGTGCGCTGCCAGGTGCACGCCCTCGACGACGGGTCCTCCGAGGTGGGGCTGCTGCAGGTCGACGTCCCCGCCTCGAACGAGCGCGACGTCCAGGAGTCGGTGCAGGTCAGGACGACGTCGCGGGCCGTGACGGTGGGCGTGGAGTCCTGCAGCACGGTGGAGTAG
- the greA gene encoding transcription elongation factor GreA, producing MSETTTGSVTWLTQDAFDRLKAEYDHLAGEGRTELAKRIEQAREEGDLKENAGYHAAKEEQGKQELRIRQLRHLLETAQVGEAPPSVAGEVTLGSVVTVELAGEEMVFLLGSREMGDGAGLDVYSEKSPLGAAIIGKQPGTEVAYTAPSGKKVPVKILSSEPFHA from the coding sequence GTGAGCGAGACGACCACCGGCAGCGTGACGTGGCTGACCCAGGACGCCTTCGACCGGCTGAAGGCGGAGTACGACCACCTCGCCGGGGAAGGCCGCACCGAGCTCGCCAAGCGCATCGAGCAGGCGCGCGAGGAGGGCGACCTCAAGGAGAACGCCGGCTACCACGCCGCCAAGGAGGAGCAGGGCAAGCAGGAGCTGCGCATCCGTCAGCTGCGTCACCTGCTCGAGACCGCGCAGGTCGGCGAGGCCCCGCCGTCGGTGGCCGGCGAGGTCACCCTCGGCTCGGTCGTGACGGTCGAGCTGGCCGGCGAGGAGATGGTCTTCCTGCTCGGCAGCCGGGAGATGGGCGACGGCGCCGGTCTCGACGTGTACAGCGAGAAGTCGCCGCTGGGCGCGGCGATCATCGGCAAGCAGCCCGGGACCGAGGTCGCCTACACCGCGCCGAGCGGCAAGAAGGTGCCCGTGAAGATCCTCAGCAGCGAGCCGTTCCACGCCTGA
- a CDS encoding AI-2E family transporter: MQRAADRAGRHPAHDPSRPYVSPALRLAADWSWRFIAVVGAVVVLAYGLSFVSEILIPVLVALLITALLGPLVGRANRLGVPRPVAALVILLLALAIVAGLVTLISTQAASGFGDLSDSATEGVGEVERWLSSGPLHLSSSAISGYVDQVETAISDNREAIVSGATSVATTAGHLVAGFFITLFATFFYLLEGRRIWSWLLHLMPQPARDPLDDAARSSWLTLVHYMRATVIVAFVDGAGVAIGAAILQVPLAVPLGLVVFLGAFIPIVGALLSGIVAVLVALVAQGPVVALIMLGVIILVQQVESHLLQPFLMGRAVAVHPLAVILAVAGGATVFGIVGALFAVPLVAVLNTGVSALARSGRPTEEVAEIDASDAPLAPDTPAPNDASEHLDDESAPDVKR; the protein is encoded by the coding sequence GTGCAACGCGCTGCCGACCGCGCCGGGAGACACCCGGCCCACGATCCCTCCCGCCCCTACGTCTCGCCGGCGCTCCGCCTCGCGGCCGACTGGTCCTGGCGGTTCATCGCCGTCGTCGGCGCGGTGGTCGTCCTGGCCTACGGACTGAGCTTCGTCAGCGAGATCCTCATCCCCGTCCTGGTGGCGCTGCTCATCACCGCGCTGCTCGGGCCGCTCGTCGGCCGCGCGAACCGCCTGGGGGTGCCGCGCCCCGTCGCCGCCCTCGTCATCCTGCTGCTGGCGCTCGCCATCGTCGCCGGCCTCGTCACGCTCATCTCCACCCAGGCCGCCAGCGGGTTCGGCGACCTGTCCGACTCCGCCACCGAGGGCGTCGGCGAGGTCGAGCGCTGGCTCTCCAGCGGCCCGCTGCACCTGTCGTCGTCGGCGATCTCGGGCTACGTCGACCAGGTGGAGACGGCGATCTCCGACAACCGCGAGGCCATCGTCTCGGGGGCGACCTCGGTCGCCACCACGGCCGGGCACCTCGTGGCCGGCTTCTTCATCACCCTGTTCGCGACCTTCTTCTACCTGCTCGAGGGCCGTCGGATCTGGTCCTGGTTGCTGCACCTCATGCCGCAGCCGGCCCGCGACCCCCTCGACGACGCCGCCCGCTCGTCGTGGCTGACCCTCGTGCACTACATGCGCGCCACCGTCATCGTCGCCTTCGTCGACGGCGCGGGCGTGGCGATCGGGGCGGCCATCCTGCAGGTGCCGCTGGCGGTGCCGCTCGGTCTCGTCGTGTTCCTCGGCGCGTTCATCCCGATCGTCGGGGCCCTGCTGTCCGGCATCGTCGCCGTGCTCGTCGCGCTCGTGGCCCAGGGGCCCGTCGTCGCGCTCATCATGCTCGGCGTGATCATCCTGGTCCAGCAGGTCGAGAGCCACCTGCTGCAGCCCTTCCTCATGGGCCGGGCCGTGGCCGTGCACCCGCTGGCCGTGATCCTCGCCGTCGCCGGCGGGGCGACGGTCTTCGGGATCGTCGGTGCCCTCTTCGCCGTGCCGCTCGTCGCGGTGCTGAACACCGGCGTCTCGGCGCTGGCCCGCTCGGGGAGACCCACCGAGGAGGTCGCGGAGATCGACGCCTCGGACGCGCCGCTGGCCCCCGACACCCCCGCACCCAACGACGCCTCCGAGCACCTCGACGACGAGAGCGCGCCGGACGTCAAGCGCTGA
- a CDS encoding sigma 54-interacting transcriptional regulator: MSTSEIPTLPLEPPAELPRTLGALRASGHRHVGVKQELRANLVARMRAGEDRFPGVVGYEDTVAPELERALLAGHDVVLLGERGQGKTRLLRSLVGLLDEWTPVIEGSELNEHPYAPLTPASRRRVAAEGDDLPVAWLHRSLRYGEKLATPDTSVGDLIGDVDPVKVAEGRALGDPETIHFGLVPRTNRGIFAVNELPDLAERIQVSLLNVLEERDIQVRGYQLRLPLDLLLVASANPEDYTNRGRIISPLKDRFGAEVRTHYPLEVSTEIDLVRQEADVVAEVPEHLLEVIARFTRAVRESPAVDPASGVSARFSIAAAETVSAAALRRHALSGETGDPVARVGDLHTVVSVLGGKVEFEQGEEGREVEVLEHLLRTAIAETYRSLLGGAELSGFSELVTEGRTVETGDLVPAEKLLEQVGTIAGLAQVLDRLGLADATAGRAASGVEFVLESLHLTRRLDKLVLDDGRTVYGS; the protein is encoded by the coding sequence GTGAGCACCAGTGAGATTCCCACGCTCCCCCTCGAACCCCCCGCGGAGCTCCCCCGCACCCTCGGCGCGCTCCGGGCCTCCGGGCACCGCCACGTCGGGGTCAAGCAGGAACTGCGCGCCAACCTCGTCGCCCGCATGCGGGCGGGTGAGGACCGCTTCCCCGGTGTCGTCGGCTACGAGGACACCGTCGCACCCGAACTGGAACGGGCCCTGCTCGCCGGTCACGACGTCGTCCTGCTCGGCGAACGCGGTCAGGGCAAGACCCGGCTGCTGCGTTCCCTCGTCGGTCTGCTCGACGAGTGGACCCCCGTCATCGAGGGCAGCGAGCTCAACGAGCACCCCTACGCACCCCTCACGCCGGCCTCGCGGCGCCGGGTGGCGGCCGAGGGCGACGACCTGCCGGTCGCCTGGTTGCACCGCTCGCTGCGCTACGGCGAGAAGCTCGCCACGCCGGACACCTCCGTCGGTGACCTCATCGGCGACGTCGACCCGGTGAAGGTCGCCGAGGGTCGGGCCCTGGGCGACCCGGAGACGATCCACTTCGGTCTGGTGCCCCGCACCAACCGCGGGATCTTCGCCGTCAACGAACTCCCCGACCTCGCCGAACGCATCCAGGTGTCACTGCTGAACGTGCTGGAGGAGCGTGACATCCAGGTCCGCGGCTACCAGCTGCGGTTGCCGCTGGACCTGCTGCTGGTGGCGAGCGCGAACCCCGAGGACTACACCAACCGCGGCCGGATCATCTCGCCGTTGAAGGACCGCTTCGGGGCCGAGGTGCGCACGCACTACCCGCTGGAGGTGTCCACCGAGATCGACCTCGTCCGTCAGGAGGCCGACGTCGTCGCGGAGGTCCCGGAGCACCTCCTCGAGGTGATCGCCCGGTTCACCCGCGCGGTGCGCGAGTCGCCCGCCGTCGACCCGGCTTCCGGCGTCTCGGCCCGGTTCTCGATCGCGGCGGCCGAGACGGTCTCCGCGGCCGCCCTGCGTCGGCACGCGTTGTCCGGTGAGACCGGGGACCCGGTCGCGCGCGTCGGGGACCTGCACACCGTCGTCAGCGTGCTCGGCGGGAAGGTGGAGTTCGAGCAGGGCGAGGAGGGCCGGGAGGTCGAGGTCCTCGAGCACCTGCTGCGCACCGCGATCGCCGAGACCTACCGCTCGCTGCTGGGCGGGGCCGAACTGTCCGGGTTCTCCGAACTGGTGACCGAGGGCCGCACCGTCGAGACCGGTGACCTGGTGCCGGCGGAGAAGCTGCTGGAACAGGTCGGGACGATCGCGGGGCTCGCGCAGGTCCTGGACCGGCTGGGGTTGGCGGACGCCACCGCGGGTCGTGCGGCGTCGGGGGTCGAGTTCGTCCTCGAGTCCCTGCACCTGACCCGTCGTCTCGACAAGCTCGTCCTCGACGACGGCCGGACGGTCTACGGCAGCTGA
- a CDS encoding rhomboid-like protein — MRPLRRHLRGAEIALVYAVVVLAVFAALKVQPDRDQVAFVQDSSTNLANLRRFPFRVLLLSSIVVPDGEGLLILVPLVLALTACTRWIGRVPTLLAFGFGHVGATLTVAVVLAAQLTHGRLDPGVAHAPDVGVSYGLACVIGLLAARVPRRVRLPYVVLPAVALVAILALAPDFTAVGHLIALGIGLTFALVAHRARQAQLP, encoded by the coding sequence GTGCGCCCCCTCCGTCGTCACCTGCGGGGTGCCGAGATCGCCCTGGTCTACGCCGTCGTCGTCCTCGCGGTGTTCGCGGCCCTCAAGGTGCAGCCCGACCGCGACCAGGTCGCGTTCGTCCAGGACTCCAGCACCAACCTCGCGAACCTGCGCCGCTTCCCGTTCCGGGTGCTGCTGCTGTCCTCGATCGTCGTCCCGGACGGCGAGGGCCTGCTCATCCTCGTCCCGCTCGTGCTCGCCCTGACCGCCTGCACCCGGTGGATCGGCCGGGTCCCCACCCTGCTGGCGTTCGGGTTCGGCCACGTCGGCGCCACCCTCACCGTCGCCGTGGTGCTCGCCGCCCAGCTGACCCACGGCCGACTCGACCCGGGCGTCGCGCACGCCCCCGACGTCGGGGTCAGCTACGGGCTGGCGTGCGTCATCGGTCTGCTCGCGGCCAGGGTGCCGCGACGGGTGCGGCTGCCCTACGTCGTGCTGCCCGCCGTCGCACTCGTCGCGATCCTGGCCCTCGCGCCGGACTTCACCGCGGTGGGCCACCTCATCGCCCTCGGGATCGGCCTGACGTTCGCGCTCGTGGCCCACCGGGCCAGACAGGCTCAGCTGCCGTAG
- a CDS encoding CoA-acylating methylmalonate-semialdehyde dehydrogenase — protein sequence MTSEEGFVTTTTASTTADAGALDLPLVQHWISGAASAGSGDRAADVYDPATGKRTKTVALASPGDVNAAVAAAKAAFPAWRDTSLARRTTILFKFRQLLDERKGELAEIITAEHGKVVSDALGEVSRGQEVVELACGINHLVKGAFTENASTKIDVYSIRQPLGVVSIISPFNFPAMVPMWFFPVAIAAGNTVVLKPSEKDPSAANFIARLWKDAGLPDGVFNVLHGDKVAVDGLLTHPDVASVSFVGSTPIAKYVYETGTAHGKRVQALGGAKNHMLVLPDADLDLAADAAVNAGFGSAGERCMAVSALVAVDSVADELIAKIKDRVATLRTGDGRRGCDMGPLVTGAHRDKVTAYVDAGVTEGAELVIDGREVVPDGDADGFWLGPTLFDKVGTDMSIYTDEIFGPVLSVVRVESYAEGLDLINANKYGNGVAIFTNDGGAARKFRNEVQVGMIGINVPVPVPVAYFSFGGWKQSLFGDTHAHGVEGVHFFTRGKVVTERWLDPSHGGLNLGFPQND from the coding sequence ATGACGTCCGAGGAGGGCTTCGTGACCACCACCACCGCCAGCACCACCGCCGACGCTGGTGCGCTCGACCTGCCGCTCGTGCAGCACTGGATCTCCGGTGCCGCCTCTGCGGGGTCCGGCGACCGAGCGGCGGACGTCTACGACCCGGCCACCGGCAAGCGCACCAAGACCGTCGCTCTCGCCTCGCCCGGGGACGTGAACGCCGCCGTCGCCGCCGCCAAGGCCGCGTTCCCCGCGTGGCGCGACACCTCGCTCGCCCGCCGCACGACGATCCTGTTCAAGTTCCGCCAGCTCCTCGACGAGCGCAAGGGCGAGCTCGCCGAGATCATCACCGCCGAGCACGGCAAGGTCGTCTCCGACGCCCTCGGCGAGGTCTCGCGCGGCCAGGAGGTCGTGGAACTCGCCTGCGGCATCAACCACCTGGTGAAGGGCGCGTTCACCGAGAACGCCTCCACCAAGATCGACGTCTACTCCATCCGCCAGCCGCTCGGCGTCGTGTCGATCATCTCGCCGTTCAACTTCCCGGCGATGGTCCCGATGTGGTTCTTCCCCGTCGCCATCGCGGCTGGCAACACCGTCGTCCTCAAGCCGAGCGAGAAGGACCCCTCCGCGGCGAACTTCATCGCCCGGCTCTGGAAGGACGCCGGGCTGCCCGACGGCGTCTTCAACGTCCTGCACGGCGACAAGGTCGCCGTCGACGGCCTGCTGACCCACCCCGACGTCGCCTCCGTCTCCTTCGTGGGTTCCACCCCGATCGCGAAGTACGTCTACGAGACGGGCACCGCGCACGGCAAGCGCGTCCAGGCCCTCGGCGGCGCGAAGAACCACATGCTCGTCCTGCCCGACGCCGACCTCGACCTGGCCGCCGACGCGGCCGTCAACGCCGGGTTCGGTTCCGCCGGGGAACGCTGCATGGCCGTGTCCGCCCTCGTCGCGGTGGACTCAGTCGCCGACGAGCTCATCGCCAAGATCAAGGACCGCGTCGCGACCCTGCGCACCGGTGACGGCCGGCGCGGGTGCGACATGGGCCCGCTGGTCACCGGCGCCCACCGCGACAAGGTCACCGCCTACGTCGACGCCGGCGTCACCGAGGGCGCGGAGCTCGTCATCGACGGCCGCGAGGTCGTCCCCGACGGCGATGCGGACGGTTTCTGGCTCGGGCCCACCCTCTTCGACAAGGTCGGCACCGACATGTCGATCTACACCGACGAGATCTTCGGCCCGGTCCTCTCCGTCGTCCGCGTCGAGAGCTACGCCGAGGGTCTGGACCTCATCAACGCCAACAAGTACGGCAACGGCGTCGCCATCTTCACCAACGACGGCGGGGCCGCGCGGAAGTTCCGCAACGAGGTCCAGGTCGGGATGATCGGCATCAACGTGCCGGTCCCCGTCCCGGTCGCGTACTTCTCCTTCGGCGGCTGGAAGCAGTCGCTCTTCGGCGACACCCACGCCCACGGCGTCGAGGGCGTGCACTTCTTCACCCGCGGCAAGGTCGTCACCGAACGCTGGCTCGACCCCAGCCACGGCGGCCTGAACCTGGGGTTCCCGCAGAACGACTGA
- a CDS encoding VWA domain-containing protein, giving the protein MAGRDAGGRDSWSRRRGGRYRYGEWAGGPDPLAPPYDVRAALDEVGQQVLRGGSLRDALRDLLRNGPDGRSGMDDLRARAARMRRDAARRGDLDGALTKARAQLDQALAAERDELSGRDGDDARFNEARLDALPRSTAQAVRDLEDYQWASESARQQYQQILESLRNDVLDQQFRGMKQALESGDPSTMQALKDMMSDLNDLLAKKARGEDTQADFDEFMAKHGDTLGEEGIENLDDLVDSLARRAAAASRLMRSLSPQQRDELSSLMQQAMGDDVDLQAQMSQLNDNLRALRPDLDFSRGERVRGQRGSEPLGYGEAADALQDISELDDLLDQLGQEHPGATLDDVDVDTLERQLGRGAADDLRRLRDLERELQRQGWLSRSSEGLTLSPKALRRLGQTALRDVLGRLDAGGRGDHDNRDAGAGGEPTGSTRGWEFGDEQPLDVVRTVSNALKRGAAQGRTGAVKLSWEDFEVVETERRAGAAVALCVDLSYSMAAEGRWGPMKETALALSHLISTKFPNDALQIIGFGLHAQPMTVGELAEVEPDFVQGTNLQHALSLARRHVRRHPDAEPVVLVITDGEPTAHLDDTYGTPEAVFQWPPTQATIRATVQEVDQLTRFGATINLFMLGEDPGLRRFVEAVARRNGGRVLSPSPERLGRYVVDDYLRSRAGRRGNRRAS; this is encoded by the coding sequence GTGGCAGGACGTGATGCGGGCGGTCGGGACAGCTGGAGCAGGCGACGCGGCGGACGGTACCGCTACGGCGAGTGGGCGGGTGGTCCCGACCCGCTGGCCCCGCCCTACGACGTCCGGGCGGCGCTGGACGAGGTCGGCCAGCAGGTCCTGCGCGGCGGCTCGCTGCGCGACGCCCTGCGCGACCTGCTGCGCAACGGGCCCGACGGCCGCTCCGGCATGGACGACCTGCGAGCCCGGGCCGCCCGGATGCGCCGCGACGCGGCCCGCCGCGGGGACCTCGACGGCGCCCTGACCAAGGCCCGCGCCCAGCTCGACCAGGCCCTCGCCGCCGAACGCGACGAACTCTCCGGCCGCGACGGCGACGACGCCCGCTTCAACGAGGCCCGCCTCGACGCGCTCCCCCGCTCCACCGCCCAGGCCGTCCGCGACCTCGAGGACTACCAGTGGGCCAGCGAATCGGCCCGTCAGCAGTACCAGCAGATCCTCGAGAGCCTGCGCAACGACGTGCTCGACCAGCAGTTCCGCGGCATGAAGCAGGCGCTGGAGAGCGGCGACCCCTCGACCATGCAGGCGCTCAAGGACATGATGAGCGACCTCAACGACCTCCTCGCCAAGAAGGCCCGGGGGGAGGACACCCAGGCCGACTTCGACGAGTTCATGGCCAAGCACGGCGACACCCTCGGCGAGGAGGGCATCGAGAACCTCGACGACCTGGTCGACTCCCTCGCCCGCCGCGCCGCGGCGGCGTCGCGGTTGATGCGCTCGCTCTCGCCGCAGCAGCGCGACGAGCTGTCCTCGCTGATGCAGCAGGCCATGGGCGACGACGTCGACCTCCAGGCGCAGATGTCCCAGCTCAACGACAACCTGCGCGCCCTGCGCCCCGACCTGGACTTCTCCCGCGGGGAACGGGTCCGCGGTCAGCGCGGCAGCGAACCCCTCGGCTACGGCGAGGCGGCCGACGCGCTGCAGGACATCTCCGAGCTCGACGACCTGCTCGACCAGCTCGGCCAGGAGCACCCCGGCGCGACGCTGGACGACGTCGACGTCGACACCCTGGAACGCCAGCTCGGCCGCGGTGCCGCCGACGACCTGCGCCGGCTGCGCGACCTCGAGCGGGAGCTCCAGCGGCAGGGCTGGCTGTCCCGCTCCTCCGAGGGACTCACGCTGTCCCCCAAGGCGTTGCGCCGGCTCGGTCAGACCGCGTTGCGCGACGTGCTCGGTCGCCTCGACGCGGGTGGTCGCGGCGACCACGACAACCGCGACGCCGGTGCGGGCGGTGAACCGACCGGGTCCACGCGGGGCTGGGAGTTCGGCGACGAACAACCCCTCGACGTCGTCCGGACCGTCTCGAACGCGCTGAAGCGCGGCGCGGCGCAGGGACGCACGGGGGCGGTGAAGCTGTCCTGGGAGGACTTCGAGGTCGTCGAGACCGAACGTCGCGCGGGGGCCGCCGTCGCGCTGTGCGTCGACCTGTCGTACTCGATGGCCGCCGAAGGCCGCTGGGGTCCGATGAAGGAGACGGCACTCGCGCTGTCACACCTGATCTCGACGAAGTTCCCCAACGACGCGCTGCAGATCATCGGGTTCGGGCTGCACGCGCAGCCCATGACGGTCGGCGAACTCGCCGAGGTCGAACCCGACTTCGTGCAGGGCACCAACCTGCAGCACGCGCTGAGCCTGGCCCGCCGTCACGTCCGCCGCCACCCCGACGCCGAACCCGTCGTCCTCGTCATCACCGACGGGGAACCCACCGCCCACCTCGACGACACCTACGGCACCCCCGAGGCGGTGTTCCAGTGGCCGCCGACGCAGGCCACCATCCGGGCCACCGTGCAGGAGGTCGACCAGCTCACCCGGTTCGGCGCGACGATCAACCTGTTCATGCTCGGCGAGGACCCGGGGCTGCGTCGCTTCGTCGAGGCCGTGGCCCGGCGCAACGGCGGGCGAGTCCTCTCGCCCAGCCCCGAACGACTGGGGCGCTACGTCGTCGACGACTACCTGCGCTCGCGGGCCGGGCGCCGGGGGAACCGCCGGGCCTCCTAG